In Mongoliitalea daihaiensis, one DNA window encodes the following:
- a CDS encoding SAM hydrolase/SAM-dependent halogenase family protein, with the protein MALITFTSDFGERDFYVSAVKAKMLSINPQLIIVDISHQIDPYNTAQAAFLVKSIYKDFPKGTVHLLAMNGTAAKKDGFIAIKHEEHIFIGPNNGVLSLLSEQEPGIIVQLTDAHIQGTTFPTKDLLAPIVAKVASGAAIHDFGGPLRSIKRMIGRQFKATKQEIVGHILQIDNYGNMLTNIPKDVFDLLNPGKFTIRFGREESTVVHQSYEEVDYGDCFVLFNSLGVMEIGINQGHGADLLGLRVDSPIYINFDKE; encoded by the coding sequence ATGGCACTGATAACATTCACCTCGGATTTTGGAGAACGGGATTTTTACGTTTCCGCTGTCAAAGCAAAAATGTTATCAATCAACCCTCAATTGATAATTGTGGACATCAGTCATCAGATTGATCCTTACAATACCGCGCAAGCAGCTTTTTTAGTGAAGTCTATTTACAAAGACTTCCCTAAGGGAACAGTGCATCTATTGGCAATGAATGGTACTGCCGCCAAAAAGGATGGATTCATTGCGATCAAGCATGAAGAACATATTTTTATCGGCCCAAATAACGGTGTATTGAGCCTGCTTTCGGAGCAGGAACCAGGAATTATAGTCCAATTGACTGATGCACATATCCAAGGGACTACGTTCCCTACCAAGGATTTATTGGCACCTATAGTCGCAAAAGTCGCGAGCGGTGCAGCTATTCATGACTTTGGCGGACCTCTCCGTTCCATCAAACGTATGATTGGAAGACAATTTAAAGCCACCAAACAAGAAATCGTAGGACATATTCTACAAATAGATAATTACGGAAATATGTTGACCAATATCCCCAAAGACGTATTTGATTTACTTAATCCAGGGAAATTTACCATCCGATTTGGTAGAGAAGAATCTACGGTAGTTCATCAATCGTATGAAGAGGTGGATTATGGGGATTGTTTTGTGCTGTTCAATAGTCTGGGGGTAATGGAAATCGGAATCAACCAAGGCCATGGCGCAGACTTATTGGGATTACGAGTAGATTCACCTATATACATAAACTTCGATAAAGAATAA
- a CDS encoding DUF3575 domain-containing protein yields MKKLLLVLIAGFFMQQSLYAQDHAASEVRLNFLNLIALGKVELGYEKFIAKDQSIGLELHLNDRYAYRSTNAERNFNTTALQLSYQFYFAGEDDHRLFIFPFFKYRFGDFVEPSGVTNMNSGLIGLGGGYKWAFNDKFAFGPFASIARGFSEEVSDRFSPIEFNFGFTVGLRF; encoded by the coding sequence ATGAAAAAATTATTATTAGTTTTGATTGCTGGGTTTTTCATGCAGCAATCTCTTTATGCGCAGGATCATGCGGCATCAGAAGTACGGTTGAATTTTCTTAATTTGATCGCACTTGGAAAAGTTGAATTAGGGTATGAAAAATTTATTGCCAAAGATCAGTCCATCGGGTTGGAGTTACACTTAAATGACCGCTACGCATATAGATCGACTAATGCTGAGCGTAATTTTAATACAACCGCACTACAGCTTTCTTATCAGTTTTATTTTGCAGGAGAAGATGATCATAGATTGTTTATATTTCCCTTCTTCAAATACAGGTTTGGAGATTTTGTCGAACCATCTGGTGTCACAAATATGAACAGTGGATTAATTGGACTAGGGGGAGGATACAAGTGGGCATTCAATGATAAATTCGCTTTTGGGCCTTTTGCTAGCATCGCTAGGGGTTTTAGTGAGGAAGTAAGTGATCGATTTAGTCCAATCGAGTTCAATTTTGGATTTACAGTTGGCTTAAGATTTTAA
- the fbp gene encoding class 1 fructose-bisphosphatase has protein sequence MKIKQYIPSTSSIAYSVGVTLDRFIKMKQDDFPYASGELSQLLRDIALASKIVNRETNRAGLANIGGAFGQTNVQGEEQQKLDVIANIRFTRALTKGGEVCAVVSEEDDEVIDLQNGSGKYVVAIDPLDGSSNIDVNISIGTIFSIYRRKTPVGSPITVEDIMQPGNQQVAAGYVLYGSSTMLVYTTGHGVNGFTYEQSLGEFFLSHPDMQAPEDGKIFSINEGSYYQFEDGLKKYLDYCKERNFSARYIGSLVADFHRNLLKGGIYIYPATTKAPSGKLRLLYEANALAFIAEQSGGAATNGHIRILDINPTSLHERTPLYIGSPKMVAKAEEFLKAQQESKIKN, from the coding sequence ATGAAAATTAAACAATACATCCCCAGCACTTCATCTATAGCCTATTCGGTTGGTGTTACTTTAGACCGTTTTATCAAGATGAAACAAGACGATTTCCCTTATGCTTCCGGTGAACTTTCCCAGTTGCTAAGAGATATCGCATTGGCCTCAAAGATAGTAAATCGTGAGACTAACCGAGCAGGTTTGGCAAATATCGGAGGAGCATTTGGACAAACCAACGTCCAAGGAGAAGAACAACAAAAATTGGATGTGATTGCCAATATCCGGTTTACCCGTGCGCTGACAAAAGGAGGGGAGGTTTGTGCTGTAGTATCGGAAGAAGATGATGAGGTGATTGATTTACAAAACGGCTCTGGAAAGTATGTGGTAGCTATTGATCCTTTGGATGGTTCATCTAATATCGATGTCAATATTTCCATTGGTACCATCTTTTCTATTTATCGGAGGAAAACGCCAGTAGGAAGTCCTATTACGGTAGAAGACATTATGCAGCCTGGTAATCAGCAAGTAGCTGCGGGCTATGTCTTGTACGGTTCTTCGACTATGCTTGTATATACCACTGGTCATGGTGTGAATGGCTTTACGTATGAACAATCTTTGGGTGAATTTTTCCTTTCTCATCCGGACATGCAAGCTCCTGAGGACGGTAAAATATTCAGTATCAATGAGGGTTCCTACTACCAATTTGAAGATGGCTTGAAAAAGTATTTGGATTATTGCAAGGAAAGAAATTTCAGTGCACGATACATTGGGAGTTTAGTAGCAGATTTTCACAGGAATTTGCTTAAAGGGGGGATCTACATTTATCCTGCTACTACAAAAGCGCCGAGTGGTAAACTGAGGTTGTTGTACGAAGCGAATGCCTTGGCATTTATTGCAGAACAGTCGGGTGGGGCAGCAACAAATGGCCATATCAGGATTTTGGATATCAACCCTACCAGCTTGCACGAACGTACACCTTTGTACATTGGTTCACCCAAAATGGTCGCCAAAGCAGAGGAGTTCTTGAAAGCACAACAGGAATCCAAGATTAAGAATTAA
- a CDS encoding peroxiredoxin produces MSLVGKKAPVFTAGAVINGEEIIENFSLQQYIGQKEVVFFFYPKDFTFVCPTEILAFQEKLAEFEKRGVAVVGASTDTEETHLAWLMTPKANGGIEGVTYPIVADVAKTIAHNYGVLAGEWNYNEDGQLTFEGAPIAYRGTFLIDKQGVVRHETINDFPLGRNIDEMIRLVDALHHVEKFGEVCPANWEEGKEAMSATKEGVADYLSKN; encoded by the coding sequence ATGTCATTAGTAGGAAAAAAAGCTCCTGTTTTTACAGCAGGCGCAGTAATCAACGGAGAAGAAATCATTGAAAACTTCTCTTTACAGCAGTACATTGGACAGAAAGAAGTAGTTTTCTTTTTCTATCCAAAGGATTTTACATTTGTATGTCCTACAGAAATTTTGGCTTTCCAAGAGAAACTGGCTGAATTCGAAAAAAGAGGTGTTGCTGTAGTAGGTGCATCTACGGATACAGAAGAGACTCACTTGGCTTGGTTGATGACTCCAAAAGCAAATGGTGGTATCGAAGGTGTAACTTACCCTATCGTAGCTGACGTTGCTAAGACAATTGCACACAACTACGGTGTATTAGCAGGTGAGTGGAACTATAACGAAGATGGTCAATTGACTTTCGAAGGAGCTCCAATAGCTTACAGAGGTACATTCTTGATCGATAAGCAAGGAGTCGTAAGACATGAAACAATCAACGACTTTCCATTAGGAAGAAATATCGATGAGATGATTCGTTTAGTAGATGCTTTGCACCATGTTGAAAAATTTGGTGAGGTATGTCCTGCAAACTGGGAAGAAGGAAAAGAAGCAATGTCTGCTACCAAAGAAGGTGTTGCTGACTATTTGAGCAAAAACTAA
- the porT gene encoding type IX secretion/gliding motility protein PorT/SprT, producing MQAINFRYKFDLHWGKVILPLLFFTLVISQAWAQARFGEISKAGQDDKLISYGFFLAGHTNYYQLKYSEEFLNGANTNLANIRSITPVYTPGFSLGFLGVFRIHDQFNVLLTPKIGFYEFRTDINYYESNLDPSIIQSPGGISNLPSGTQTVVTEATMVELPLLFKYKAQRFNNSRMFFMGGGSAMWRTKAQDEADLDGLVTTGRDFTLDLGMGFDMYFKYFKFSPEIRFSHGLLNIYRPETTDPIFRDAIAEMRRKSITIYLHFQ from the coding sequence ATGCAAGCCATTAACTTTCGGTATAAGTTCGATCTACATTGGGGAAAAGTAATTCTTCCCCTTCTTTTTTTTACGTTAGTTATTTCTCAAGCTTGGGCTCAAGCGAGATTTGGTGAGATTAGTAAAGCAGGGCAAGATGATAAATTGATATCTTACGGTTTTTTTCTTGCAGGGCATACCAATTATTACCAATTAAAGTATTCAGAAGAATTTTTGAATGGAGCAAATACCAATTTGGCTAACATTCGAAGCATTACACCGGTATATACTCCTGGGTTTTCCTTAGGTTTTTTGGGAGTATTTAGGATTCACGATCAGTTCAATGTATTGTTGACGCCCAAAATCGGGTTTTATGAGTTCAGGACCGATATCAACTATTACGAATCTAACCTTGATCCTTCCATCATACAATCACCGGGAGGTATTTCTAACCTTCCATCAGGAACCCAAACTGTCGTGACGGAAGCAACGATGGTCGAGTTACCATTACTGTTTAAGTACAAAGCTCAGCGTTTTAATAACAGTCGCATGTTTTTTATGGGTGGAGGAAGCGCCATGTGGCGGACGAAGGCGCAAGATGAGGCTGATTTGGATGGATTAGTTACTACTGGTAGAGACTTTACGCTTGATCTAGGAATGGGTTTTGATATGTATTTTAAGTATTTCAAGTTTTCACCGGAGATACGGTTTTCTCATGGCTTATTGAATATTTACAGACCAGAAACTACCGACCCAATTTTTAGAGATGCCATTGCAGAGATGCGCAGAAAATCGATAACAATATACCTGCATTTTCAATGA
- a CDS encoding putative quinol monooxygenase, translated as MLIRVVRMQFHEEKIDAFLENFHANKEKIRNFPGCHHLELWQDENFSTIFMTYSHWESEEALNQYRDSELFKGVWAFTKTLFAGKPTAFSSKKIVELP; from the coding sequence ATGCTAATCAGAGTCGTACGCATGCAGTTTCATGAAGAAAAGATCGATGCATTTTTGGAAAACTTCCATGCAAACAAAGAAAAAATCCGGAATTTCCCCGGTTGCCATCATTTAGAACTGTGGCAGGATGAAAATTTTTCAACTATTTTCATGACGTACAGTCATTGGGAATCAGAAGAAGCACTGAATCAATATCGTGATTCTGAATTATTTAAAGGAGTATGGGCATTTACCAAGACTTTATTTGCTGGGAAGCCTACTGCATTTTCTTCAAAAAAAATTGTAGAACTGCCTTGA
- a CDS encoding DUF5606 family protein, translated as MNFNEIATVAGKPGLYRVLKPTRGGVILESLDSKKSKLVVGSNQRVSILGEISMYTMTEEGASPLEEILKTVEKEFQGDLGIDSGADADELRAFLKHVLPDFDEDKVYPSDIKKLISWYHIIREFAPEVLEETSENTEETPTEE; from the coding sequence ATGAATTTTAACGAAATAGCTACCGTAGCTGGTAAACCTGGTTTGTACAGAGTATTGAAACCTACCAGAGGTGGCGTCATCCTGGAATCCTTAGACAGTAAAAAATCTAAATTGGTCGTAGGTTCCAATCAGCGTGTCTCCATTCTGGGAGAAATTTCCATGTACACGATGACTGAAGAGGGCGCGTCTCCACTTGAAGAAATCCTGAAAACTGTTGAAAAAGAATTTCAAGGAGACTTGGGCATTGATAGCGGTGCGGATGCTGACGAGTTAAGAGCATTCTTAAAACATGTATTGCCAGATTTTGATGAAGACAAGGTGTATCCTTCCGATATCAAAAAGTTGATTTCTTGGTATCATATCATCCGTGAATTTGCTCCGGAGGTGTTAGAAGAGACTTCGGAAAACACTGAAGAGACTCCAACAGAAGAATAA
- a CDS encoding fructosamine kinase family protein, whose amino-acid sequence MNLFDSTGFFQHVLFESFGSEQQLINSRLIAAGTLNQGIYLETSNQRFFLKTNFSTYHDIFEREASGLMKMRLYAPDLKVPEIFAYGNVEGQNYLLMEWIDSERRQPDFWRVLGEGLAQLHMNTRPSFGLDEDNYIASLSQINDPKKTWADFYVENRLEPLAGKAYYEGFLSLEFYKNFQQLYPLIGELLPVERPAFLHGDLWSGNVMIDSTGKPCLIDPAVYYGHREMDIAFSKLFGGFDPAFYETYFDFFPLEPGFDQRVEIHQLYPLLVHVLLFGESYVSGIAKTLRKFLT is encoded by the coding sequence ATGAACTTGTTTGATTCGACTGGCTTTTTTCAACACGTACTTTTTGAGAGTTTTGGAAGCGAACAGCAGCTTATAAATTCAAGGCTCATTGCTGCCGGTACCCTTAACCAAGGTATTTACCTAGAGACATCCAACCAACGTTTTTTTTTGAAAACCAATTTCTCCACTTATCACGACATTTTTGAAAGAGAGGCTTCGGGGTTGATGAAGATGAGGCTGTATGCTCCGGATTTAAAAGTGCCTGAGATTTTTGCTTATGGAAATGTAGAAGGACAAAACTACTTGCTCATGGAATGGATAGATTCTGAGCGGAGACAGCCAGACTTTTGGAGAGTATTAGGTGAAGGCTTGGCACAACTTCACATGAACACTCGACCTTCCTTTGGCTTGGATGAGGATAATTATATAGCTTCTTTGTCTCAAATTAACGATCCAAAGAAAACTTGGGCAGATTTTTATGTGGAAAATCGGCTTGAACCCTTGGCCGGAAAAGCTTATTACGAGGGCTTTTTATCGTTGGAGTTTTATAAAAATTTTCAGCAGTTATATCCGTTGATTGGGGAGCTGCTTCCTGTGGAAAGGCCAGCATTTCTCCACGGAGATCTTTGGTCTGGTAATGTCATGATCGATAGTACAGGAAAGCCATGCCTCATTGATCCAGCTGTCTATTATGGGCACAGAGAAATGGATATCGCTTTCAGCAAACTGTTTGGTGGTTTTGATCCAGCCTTTTATGAAACCTATTTTGATTTTTTTCCATTGGAACCAGGATTTGATCAGCGGGTAGAGATCCATCAATTATACCCTTTATTGGTGCATGTCTTACTTTTTGGAGAAAGCTACGTTTCGGGAATTGCGAAAACACTCCGTAAATTTTTAACTTGA
- the yihA gene encoding ribosome biogenesis GTP-binding protein YihA/YsxC — MIKKAQFVISNTDHEKCPAPDKPEFAFIGRSNVGKSSLINMLTNNKNLAKTSGKPGKTQLINHFLIDDKWYMVDLPGYGFAKVSKDIKSTWEKMIADYMQSRPNLVAVCILIDSRLEPQKIDMEFILWCAESDLPFVLVFTKADKQGPTKTNANVRAFLDKMVEMFGEEPQYFVTSAENATGKAPLTTFIQNEVDEYLTGE, encoded by the coding sequence ATGATCAAGAAAGCGCAATTTGTCATCAGCAATACCGACCACGAAAAATGCCCTGCACCCGACAAACCGGAGTTTGCCTTCATCGGAAGATCCAATGTGGGAAAAAGCTCTCTGATCAACATGCTCACGAATAATAAAAATTTAGCAAAAACCTCCGGAAAACCAGGTAAAACGCAACTAATCAATCATTTTTTGATCGATGACAAATGGTACATGGTGGATTTGCCAGGTTATGGATTTGCAAAAGTGAGCAAAGACATCAAATCCACTTGGGAGAAAATGATTGCGGATTACATGCAAAGCCGTCCTAATTTAGTGGCTGTATGTATTTTGATTGATTCCCGATTGGAGCCACAGAAGATCGATATGGAATTTATCCTGTGGTGTGCGGAAAGTGACTTACCATTTGTACTTGTTTTTACCAAAGCAGACAAACAAGGTCCTACCAAAACAAACGCCAACGTCCGTGCATTCTTAGATAAAATGGTAGAAATGTTTGGAGAGGAACCACAGTATTTTGTGACGTCTGCTGAAAACGCTACCGGAAAAGCGCCTCTTACCACATTCATTCAAAATGAAGTAGATGAATACCTTACAGGTGAGTAA
- a CDS encoding PhoH family protein, whose amino-acid sequence MVEKVITLENIPLLDFLGAGNENIKQISDAFPQSKIISRGNEIRIQGRAPEILRINDLLNMLFQHFNRFGHLTPENVKEYLALENAPFQNDEVNDVIVYGNKGLVVKPKSANQRKLVDAAFKNDLVFALGPAGTGKTYIAVALAVRALKNREVKRIIITRPAVEAGENLGFLPGDLQEKLDPYLRPIYDALSDMVPAEKLKYYQETRVIEIAPLAYMRGRTLHDAFVLLDEAQNTTSEQIKMFLTRMGPNSKVIITGDQTQVDLPNRQRSGLKEALRILKDVKGIGIVNLSGKDVIRHKLVKSIIEAYDREEAEKFEKRDVHNSRKGPDTGTA is encoded by the coding sequence TTGGTAGAGAAAGTAATTACGTTGGAAAACATTCCGCTCCTTGATTTTTTAGGTGCAGGAAATGAAAATATTAAACAAATCTCCGATGCTTTTCCCCAAAGTAAAATTATCTCTAGAGGGAATGAGATACGCATCCAAGGCAGAGCGCCTGAGATCTTAAGAATCAATGATCTTTTGAATATGCTATTTCAGCATTTCAATCGTTTTGGACATTTAACGCCAGAAAATGTCAAGGAGTATCTTGCACTAGAAAATGCCCCATTTCAAAATGATGAGGTCAATGATGTAATTGTCTATGGTAATAAGGGATTGGTAGTGAAACCAAAATCTGCTAATCAGCGGAAATTGGTGGATGCAGCCTTCAAAAATGATTTAGTGTTTGCTTTGGGACCAGCGGGGACGGGCAAAACGTATATAGCAGTAGCCTTGGCCGTTCGAGCCCTTAAAAATAGAGAGGTAAAACGAATCATCATCACTAGACCTGCCGTGGAAGCTGGTGAAAATCTTGGCTTTCTGCCAGGGGACTTACAAGAGAAGCTAGATCCGTACTTGAGACCGATCTACGATGCACTGAGTGATATGGTCCCTGCCGAAAAATTAAAATACTATCAGGAGACTCGAGTGATCGAAATTGCCCCTCTTGCGTACATGCGGGGTAGAACGCTTCATGATGCCTTTGTTTTACTGGATGAGGCGCAAAATACTACTAGTGAACAGATAAAAATGTTTCTAACACGGATGGGGCCAAACTCCAAAGTCATCATCACGGGTGATCAAACCCAAGTGGACTTGCCCAATCGACAACGGTCTGGATTGAAAGAGGCACTCCGAATACTAAAAGATGTAAAAGGGATTGGTATAGTCAACTTGAGTGGAAAAGACGTTATTCGTCATAAACTGGTGAAATCCATTATTGAGGCTTACGATAGAGAAGAAGCTGAGAAATTTGAAAAAAGAGATGTCCATAACAGTAGAAAAGGTCCAGACACAGGAACAGCTTGA
- a CDS encoding low molecular weight protein-tyrosine-phosphatase has translation MFHWKLIEMVKVLFVCLGNICRSPLAEAIFNHKVNQHGLNHQFRSDSCGTSDFHIGELPDDRTIACATNHNIPINHRARQINRIDVREFDYLLVMDYSNKKNVEEFISKQGMSHERLHLIREFQEDAASMEVPDPYYGGMEAFENVYEILDDAIDRFLQVLKENNHELV, from the coding sequence ATGTTTCATTGGAAATTGATTGAAATGGTAAAAGTTCTATTCGTTTGTCTAGGTAATATTTGTAGGTCGCCGCTTGCTGAAGCAATTTTCAATCATAAGGTAAATCAGCATGGATTGAACCATCAGTTTAGAAGTGATAGTTGTGGCACATCGGATTTTCACATCGGAGAACTTCCGGATGACCGCACCATTGCCTGTGCCACGAATCACAACATTCCTATCAATCATCGTGCTCGACAAATTAATCGGATTGATGTTCGGGAGTTTGATTATCTGTTGGTCATGGATTATTCCAACAAAAAAAATGTAGAGGAATTCATCAGTAAGCAAGGGATGTCTCATGAGCGTTTGCACTTGATTCGCGAATTTCAGGAAGATGCAGCATCAATGGAAGTTCCAGACCCATACTACGGAGGGATGGAAGCATTTGAGAATGTTTACGAAATCCTAGATGATGCCATCGATCGGTTTCTGCAAGTGTTGAAGGAAAATAACCATGAACTTGTTTGA
- a CDS encoding aspartate kinase, with translation MSKTFVFKFGGASVKDAGSIKNLSEILFNRLRNGLVIVISAMGKTTNRLEEILQIKYRQEDYSSNITILKEFHLEICRQLFEENSSIFPIVSNLITQLEKQLERSLTKENYDYFYDQVVCYGELLSSKILQEYLCSKGYICVWQDAREIIQTDSNHRFAKVNWDQTTANCQKQLAPKLKQFPVIVPGFIGSTVTGDSTTLGREGSDFSAAILASCLHAQSVTIWKDVPGVLNADPKRFSDTVKFEELDYHEAAELTYYGASVIHPKTIKPLANAGIPLFVKSFLQPTESGTKIHHMDYINEKIPCIVVKDDQSLLSFKVTDFTFINEGHIQEIYQGLNELKLKVNLLQTSAISISIVVDRQDFKIEKLIANLQDAFQIRFNEHLQLITIKHHNPITIEKIIKGKEVIMEQITRTTFQVLHKPASS, from the coding sequence ATGTCAAAAACTTTTGTTTTTAAATTTGGAGGCGCGTCCGTAAAAGATGCAGGTTCCATCAAAAACCTTTCTGAAATTTTATTCAATCGATTGCGAAATGGGCTCGTAATCGTGATTTCGGCTATGGGAAAGACAACCAATCGCCTAGAAGAAATCTTGCAAATTAAATATAGACAAGAAGACTATTCTTCAAATATTACCATTTTAAAAGAGTTTCACCTTGAAATATGTCGACAGCTCTTTGAAGAGAATTCTTCGATTTTTCCAATTGTATCGAATCTTATCACCCAACTGGAAAAGCAATTGGAGCGTAGCTTAACGAAAGAAAACTATGATTACTTCTACGATCAGGTAGTTTGCTATGGTGAACTCCTTTCGAGTAAGATTCTTCAAGAGTATTTATGTAGCAAGGGATATATTTGTGTCTGGCAAGATGCACGGGAAATCATTCAGACAGATAGTAATCATCGATTTGCCAAAGTAAACTGGGATCAAACCACCGCCAATTGCCAAAAGCAGTTAGCTCCAAAACTGAAACAATTCCCAGTCATTGTACCTGGCTTTATAGGAAGTACTGTGACAGGAGACTCTACTACATTAGGGAGGGAAGGTTCTGACTTTAGTGCCGCCATCCTCGCTAGCTGCCTTCATGCACAATCCGTAACCATTTGGAAAGATGTACCTGGAGTGCTCAATGCTGACCCGAAGCGTTTTTCAGATACAGTAAAATTTGAAGAGCTGGACTATCATGAGGCGGCAGAACTTACCTACTACGGCGCTTCCGTCATTCATCCAAAAACCATCAAGCCCCTAGCAAATGCTGGAATACCTCTATTTGTCAAATCTTTTCTCCAACCCACGGAAAGCGGCACTAAAATCCATCACATGGATTACATCAATGAAAAAATCCCCTGCATTGTTGTAAAAGATGACCAATCGCTTCTATCTTTTAAGGTGACTGACTTTACCTTTATCAATGAAGGTCATATACAAGAGATTTATCAAGGACTCAATGAGTTAAAACTCAAGGTCAACCTTCTTCAAACATCCGCCATTAGTATTTCCATCGTTGTAGATAGACAAGATTTTAAGATTGAAAAACTCATTGCCAACCTGCAGGATGCTTTTCAGATTCGCTTCAATGAGCATTTACAATTGATAACCATCAAACACCACAACCCCATCACCATAGAAAAAATCATCAAGGGTAAAGAAGTGATCATGGAACAGATCACCCGAACTACCTTTCAGGTACTCCACAAACCTGCCTCAAGTTAA
- the ubiE gene encoding bifunctional demethylmenaquinone methyltransferase/2-methoxy-6-polyprenyl-1,4-benzoquinol methylase UbiE — MSVVPYKNKEEGKKAQVAEMFNNISHKYDFLNHLLSLGIDITWRKKAVKLLKKDQPKLILDIATGTGDFAIEALALNPDKIIGVDISEGMLNEGKKKMKKKKLDHIIDLQMGDSEKLLFEDNKFDAVIVSFGVRNFENLEKGLSDMFRVLKPGGKTVIVEFSKPKKFPMKQGYNFYFKYILPQIGKLVSKDNSAYTYLPESVQVFPDGQDFLNVLEKVGFKNTQCKPLTFGISSIYIGEK, encoded by the coding sequence ATGTCAGTAGTACCATACAAAAACAAGGAAGAAGGCAAAAAAGCGCAGGTTGCGGAGATGTTTAATAACATTAGCCACAAGTATGATTTTTTAAATCACCTGTTGAGCTTAGGGATTGATATCACCTGGAGAAAGAAGGCTGTTAAGCTCTTGAAAAAAGATCAACCTAAGTTGATTTTAGATATTGCGACGGGCACTGGCGATTTTGCTATTGAAGCATTGGCTTTGAATCCAGATAAAATCATTGGTGTTGATATTTCGGAAGGAATGTTGAATGAGGGGAAGAAAAAGATGAAAAAGAAAAAACTGGATCACATTATTGATTTACAAATGGGAGATTCTGAGAAACTCTTGTTCGAAGACAATAAGTTTGATGCAGTGATCGTTTCCTTTGGTGTTAGGAATTTCGAAAATCTGGAAAAGGGTCTGTCTGACATGTTTCGAGTATTGAAGCCTGGAGGAAAAACAGTCATTGTGGAGTTTTCAAAGCCAAAAAAATTTCCGATGAAACAAGGATATAACTTTTATTTCAAATATATTTTGCCTCAGATTGGGAAATTGGTCTCCAAGGATAATTCAGCCTATACTTACTTACCCGAGTCAGTACAGGTTTTTCCAGATGGTCAAGATTTTCTTAACGTTTTGGAAAAAGTAGGTTTTAAAAACACGCAATGCAAGCCATTAACTTTCGGTATAAGTTCGATCTACATTGGGGAAAAGTAA
- a CDS encoding GNAT family N-acetyltransferase, whose protein sequence is MSITVEKVQTQEQLDIIFSIREKVFVIEQQVDPSEEYDAFEPTSTHFLAKLDGDPSGTARWRYTDKGMKLERFAVLKEKRSLGVGQALVKAVVDDIASQPDTKGKKLYMHAQVDAMPLYAKFGFKQVGEQFEECNILHYKMELYL, encoded by the coding sequence ATGTCCATAACAGTAGAAAAGGTCCAGACACAGGAACAGCTTGACATTATATTCAGCATTCGGGAAAAAGTATTTGTGATCGAACAGCAAGTAGACCCCTCTGAAGAGTATGATGCGTTTGAACCAACCTCAACACATTTTCTTGCTAAACTGGACGGAGATCCCTCAGGTACCGCCAGGTGGCGTTATACTGACAAGGGAATGAAATTGGAACGTTTTGCCGTCTTAAAAGAAAAACGCTCACTCGGGGTAGGCCAAGCATTGGTCAAAGCTGTAGTAGATGATATTGCTAGTCAGCCTGATACCAAAGGGAAAAAGCTGTACATGCATGCACAAGTAGATGCTATGCCCTTGTATGCTAAGTTTGGTTTTAAGCAAGTTGGCGAGCAATTTGAAGAATGTAATATCTTACATTACAAAATGGAACTATATTTGTAA